CAAATCTTATTTAAGTCAGTTTTCTCAAATTATTtgccatttatttaaattacagataCAAAAAGcctgcaacatttttttaagtgaaactaACTTTCCAGATTACCCTACGGTTTTGAAgtttgcaaattaatttttgaattgCAAACTGTATTCTTAATTCTTTGTAAGATATAATGGATCCTTTATCTAAGAATTTTGCTAATCAAGGTAATGCTTCTCAATATGGTtagtaactttttaaaagaaacttaagTGCATGTAAGTATGTTGTATTTATAAGTGCTagggaaaatgctttttttgtgcCAAAGAAGTTTCATAAATTGTTTACATGAGTAGCTGCAATAcaagacagatttttaattgCTTACTCTCGGATGTTTACAGTATGTCACTACACTCTGTATGGTTTTAGTTGATTTGCCTCTTGTAATGGTACCTTGGCACTACTACAATGGTCTGGTCATCTTAGAGTGGGCTTGAAAGAGAGAATTCATTCTTACCTTTACCAAAACTGCAGGAAACATACAGCCTCTGTAAGTGTGGGGCTTCATCTGTCCGGAACTCAAGGCACCGTTGGATTTAGCTGCATGAGGTTCAAGATGCTTCGTCTCAACTCTAGTCCACAGTGCTGGAGGTTACTGCATCCGTGACAGGGTAAATGAATACAGAGGCCgttttaatggaaaagtttAAAGCAGCTTAGCAAATTCCACAGGCCTTGTCTTTCAAGCCCTCGTGAACCCACTCAGTTAATTTCTCTGTAATAAACTCTATTAAGTCCTTTCATACACTGTCAGAATGTACATTACTTCATGTAACTGTTCTTTGGTTATTGCATTAAGTACATGTTCTCTCATGGCAGTTGAGTAACGTTATTAAATACTAATTTGTAAGTTAGAGTTGCATTTTTACTACAAATACAATGAGGGAATGTGGATTCCACAAGTTAACATCCTACATCAAGGTGTAGTGATTTAATCAGTCTTGTTTGCTGTTAAACACTTCTCCCACTTCATCAGTATTTTGGAGGGGGCTATTATCATGATCTTTAGTCATGTTAGCTGATGGCTCTTTTCTTGGAGCTACTGGTGTGAAATTCATGTGTCATTTAACTGAAGTCTTTTATGTAGTCTGACACCACTGTGAGTTTCTGGGTGTCGCTTTGTGCATGGGAAATCAGTTGTGTGTGTCTTTCTCAGTTCTAAACATgaatcatttttcagaaaaagaaaaaaaagaaaaaatgccaaaacTGTATGTTTTGTTGCCTTGACGTTCCATAAATGTTGCatgtaaattaaacattttgtatCATCGCTAATTACtaatttttgtctctgttttaaTCAAACAAAAGAAGACTTGGCAAATTACAGTACTAGTGGGCTTGCAGCAAATTCTCTTCTTGGAAAACAGGGAGACTTGGTTGCTGTATTTCACTCTGTGGTCCAAAATCTGCTGTTactgcttcctttctcttctacTAGAAATTCAAAAGAAGGCCTAAAAGTACTTTGGAAATCACAAGGGGGGAACAGTGTAAAATATCTCCTATGGCAGTACCTCGTGCCTGCATCATATGCTGTAAACTTTGTACCTAATGTCTTTACTACTcaagcatttttcagtgtgtGCTGAATTTTCATGAAGGCCAAACACAACCTGGGATACCTTCTTCATAACAGAGTACTACTGACATCCATTTCTTGGGTAAAGCGCATAGAAATATGCAAAAACTAAATAAGATCAATATCAAGCACTTCTATTGAAAGAAGGGAGGGGGGCGTGGAGGAGGCAGGAAGTTTTGATTCCTAAGTGCTTACTCGCAAAAGAGATGCAACATTTCACACGCTGTGTGTGCTATGCACCCTAGCCAGAGCCCTTGTCTGGTGTAGTAGCAAACTAAATGTGTCCCTGCCTTCAGGTGGATATACACTTGAGTCAAACAGGCATGGAACCACCTGTGTTTATACCAGCAAACTTGGTCTTCAAAACCAGGTGACCCCAGGCAAATGGCATATGGGAGAATGGAGCCTGCCTCTGTCTTAAAGCTTTGTGAAATATGCAAGCTGTCATGGATCGCAAACATGCGAGGCAGCATTCCTCCCAAACACCTGTACAGGCACCTGGCTTCAGTGCCTGCGTGTGCTTCAATTTCCTAGTATGTGCACACGCTAAGAATATCATCTTAAACTAAGAGGCCAATGCAGTACCTGTCAGCGTATTCACCATGCTCTCTGGGTTTCTAATAGGCACcgtgtatttttttccaatttgaccgaaagcattttctgttttaaatgaatctGAGAAGACTCCAAAGTATGCATTTACACAAAATACAGAGCTTCAAATAAACATACACAAAATTAAACAGGTATTAAGGAAGAATAAGTGAGCATTTATTGAATTCATTCTGTATCGCCCTTCTTATGGCAGGATAATCAACTCATACAATGGAGacctaaatattttctaaacattgttttaagtatccagcaaaatatttaatcagattGAAAATTAACAGTGGCAGTTGTTACTCTTCATCATTCTGGccaggattattttttccccttttaatcATCACTGAGGAACTGTCAAaacacctctttttttcttctctctagtGCAAAAGAAGTCACAGCATTTTCAATGACAGTTTCTAGatcatgtatttttcttagtcttaaggggggaagggagggagtgAACTTATCCCTtatgaaacagttaaaaaataaagttgcattTAGGTACCAAATGTAGTGGCAGAAAGATGCCTTGACCGATTCAGATCTGGCAGAAGTTTCACCATATGTTTTAACTTCTCACAGTCGGATGAAGGAGAATTAAGGATGTTGGTTtgatttttcatataaatgacTAAAGAAAGACTTCCCGTGTTCATATGTGCTGATCATTATGGCACAGGCAGGAGCAAGTTTAAACAGCCGTGGAACAATacctgctcagaaaagaaagcattcattctcatttgttttcagactCGATCACTAGTACCATTTAGTGGTCGTAATGTAGTGATTCCAGAGTACAGCACTGTAGAACTGGGATTCTGTGTGTCTGCTTTCCTCAACGTACCAACGTTACTGACAGAGGCATTACCACTGTCAGAATACTCTGCCCTCACCTCTGCCATCCTGGGTGGCCTGCCTGATGCAGGTGCATGGTGTCTCTTCCCCTTTTGTCTCCCCACAGAGGTGGGGCAGCCTGACCTGCAGGGCTGGTTTGCTCTTGTTCAGATGAGGTGGCCCCAGGGGCATTCTCTGTGTCCTGCCGCAAGCAGCGGTACAAACTTGCTGCTTGCCTGGGGCAAGCAGAGGCTACTGACCTCTCAGGTGGGACAAGAAGAGGTTCAAGAAGTCCTGCATCCTGAAATGGGGGAAGACAGGCACAAAGTTCTCTGTGGCTATGCATGTCTGTTGCTTTATGTACACAATCTATTCCATAACTGACAGTGTtcacagagaaggaaacatTATATATTTTGTGCATGTTAGCATCTAGCAATGActtgttaattaaaatgctCTCTCTCTactctgttggttttttttgtttttttttttttgtttttttttttagaaagaagtCAAAAGTTTTTACCAGCAAATAATCCAGCAATCCCATTTTTAGCGACAATTTTCCTCATAACTGCCCAGGTTGATGCACTCTGTGGAACTCAACATAGTACAACAAAACAACGAATTAAATAACGCATAGAatccaacagaaaaatatttttaaaaatcagagacAGTCAACACAGATGTAGTGATTAGGTTTAATTTATCTTATGTTAATTTTATCCATACTATTTATACAGGATCTTAAATTCATACAGTATAATAATTCCTATAATATTCAAGTTAAAATAGCATgacgtggaaaaaaaaaatgtactaatGCCTAGGGTAAAATATACAAACAGAGACAATATCCCTTTCTAGAGTAACTGGCAGTGCTGAGAAAAGTCACCTAGGTTTCACATGAGCCAGTCCCTCTCCACGTCCCTTTATACATGCAGCTAAAAGAGCACTGTCATccagatttttaaatatgttttttaaacagtttacCTTTTATGGTAAACTGAATCTAAAGGTAAGTTTTGAGAATTAATATAATAAGAATAAATCCTAAGAATGAGTATAATAATTAAGCCTAGCACACTACGTTTTACATCTaagtttacaaaaataaaatctcaacaaaattttatttaagaaagtaAAGGTCTATAAGAGGTGGATCGCAGTGGCCTTGTAGAGCTAATCCAGATACCAAGGAACCTGACTGCAGCAATACCACTGCACTGTAGACATATGCAACTGTTTTAAACGGGGGGATTTTTTGTGCTATTTCACTATGCACGTTATTTTTCATTGATCTGtaatataaagttttttttctttctttcttttttttccctagatgaAAGTTAAAATGGTTTCATAGaatgctgcaaaatgtttttgcgGCCATAAAGAAACAATATGTAGATAACAATATGTAGTCAGCACCCAACTCTAACAACTGGATTTGGAAAGAACTTAACTAGTACAAATTATAGCTAACcacactgaaatttaaaacatatctAGTTAATATCAGCCTAATAAATATTTGGCAGCTACCTGTGATTCAAAGCGGTATTACCAATGAATTCTTACATTCATCAGCACAAGggaaaaactgaaacacaggaacaatttttatttattggcCTTTGACAGTTCTGCAAAAGAATCGTGTCCTTCAAGAAgtacaccagaaaaaaaaaattacccaaGAGAATGAAACCTTATGTTAAAATGTGAACATTAAGTTTTCATGACATCTTTCTGAACTAGGGCctttaaaatagtttctaaGCAGAAACTAATGTTTGGTTACTCAGTCTTTTTAAGGTTATTTAATCTTAAAGCCACAACCTaatatattttcacattattGGAAAGTCCTCTCTGTTTCAGGCCtcaaacaatggaaaaaaaatttttagaTACAACTTGAATTGCTAGAAAATGTAGTGGTGCTCTActaaacacataaaaaaatccttttaaagcTGTAGTAGTCACTAAAATGCCCTCAAAAGTAGTTTATTTGAAATCACAcaaaaagaaggtaaaatatACAGAACGTGAGCAGAGAACTTTCTCTCTGTAGTTTAACTAAAGAAGAATATTGTTCTGAAATAAACCACTCATAAGAGTTACagtactatttttattttctatcactGACTGGTAatgaatctgaaaatattttttcaattattttaatctaCTCAAAACTCTTTTTCAATAGAGCACTGATGAtatgaatgttattttaaaaaatgaattttttccctatttataaataacttacttaaatgtatataaatttgCAATTGGTCTGCCTaactataataaaaaaaatagatttttgtgtttgtattttatacCACCATATTAACATACGTTGTACTCTACTCGCAtcttttccctgctctctgtCATTAATAAGACATTGTGTTTATCCTAGGAGTTAAAAATTATCTGATAAGGTGTTccaatttggaaaagaaaaaaggcctAGTAATAGATTTTTAGATAAAttttagaagagaaatatttaaaattcctATCAAAAGTCCATACACCCAAacattatgttttatttttttcttctttaccatTGCTAAGAGAACCAGCTTCACTGAATGTATTGAACacaagtattattattatacagTTCTACAGAAATTGCTGAGTAATTTGAACTAAAGAGAAATATGGGTGTTCAACAAGAAACATGGTTGGAAGACAGTTTAAAACAGCTGTGTAACAATGTAATTAGCAGCACCTTACTTTTTAAGGTCTCACTCTCCCAAAGTTCAGTCTGCCTGTGTTTTCACTACATCAAATGGCAGAGTTATGACAGCTGCaatctattaagaaaaaaaagaattatagtTTTAATGTTATAGCACCAGcaattaaaaactaattaaaattacattaaactGTACACAAGTTAAAACTAGATTTGTTATTCCGAGCAGCTGATATTATTGAAGTCTTGTATTCCAGAACATTGTAAATTATTCAGATATACTTAATCAGCTTGAATGCCAGGCCATGTGTGTTTAAAATAGATGTATACTGAAACAAACATAGTGTCTGAGAGAACCATGCAAAACCATACCAACTATAAACAGCTTATCAGCAACAATAATAAGAGTAGAACTAGAAACAAAAAGACACTTACAGAGCCAGATGCTGCCCTGGaagtaaaagcaataaaaaatgttggtttGTGTGCACCAAGATTCTTGCATATCATCTTCTTGAAGCGTTCATAATTACACCAGTACATTGCTATGGTTATAAAACAAACGAACAGACAAACCTTGCATTACAACACATTGGTATCTCAAACACAGAAATTCAGTACAATTCTTCTATCAACTGAAGATGCAAGAATTCTACTGTGACAAAAGGggcaaagagaaacaaaagctgaaaacaaactaaaagtGTTCTCTGTTACTATCCATTGATAGCCCACCCAGCTCCCCTCATGGAATTCCCTTTGGAATATACACATATTCCAAATTTCTTCATATGATTCAAATTACCTTAATCATTTTGTCATTCCCATAAAGTAACTCATACCTTAATACAATCTAACACAAGCACTGCAAAACTCATATAACAGTTTTTCGTAAATGTGATTTAATATGAATCGACATGTAGGTTTCTGATTATTTCCTATGTATTCAGGGATATTTTACACATTTCATAGCTTTCACTAATTctacaaaaatgtgtttcataCAAAATGAAAGGTTCCTCAGGGCTGTCTCATACTCTTGAGACACAGAGTATAGCATTTCATTCTGGCACAAGCAGGAAATATGATTTTGCTCTCTGGAATCACTAAGGGGAGGCTTGCCTTTGAAAGTCCTCACAGAGGCATTCTGAGGAGCAACTTCTAGGAATAacatctgtttctgttctgctgaaataaaCTGCACTCTTTCTACTTTGATGAGTTTTAGTTAGAATGCAGATGCTACTGAGCTGAACTACAGAGTGATTCCTTGTGGCAGTTGGTTAAATAAATGCTACAAATGACAGTTGCAGATGAAAGATGGCTGTGCCTTGTTCAGCACCGAGTTCTGTAGGTGGTGGCAGCAGAGAAATATCAAAGTGTTTTCTTGCTGTGGAAACCACAAGTCTCTAATGTTTTGCAAAAGTAAATGTAAGTGGTATCTCAGAAGGGTTTGAGGAAAACCTGCTAGTGAAATGTATGTAACCCTAATTTAGTATAAATTGTGAAAATCCAAAACTTTGAGCGCCTGCAAGATTCCCTTCCCTACATACACTTCACATTTATGTTCTCTGCAACATTGCTTAAAGAATGACTCAACTATTATTGTTAACCCAATTCTTGTGCTTATGGACATTCACAGCTTAAGTTTTATTTAGTCAGCTAGCTGTCCCGGGAACCTTCTTGAAGCATATCATCCACACTTGGGCTAGTAACACGGTGGGGTTCTAATTATGCTGTGCTGTTGGTATGGTCATTCTGTGCTACCTGAGTGttttcacagagcagctgctttctTAATACAAATTGTTACACCGGCTTTAATTCCTCTTGAAAAAGCTAACTTCAGCAAACTGCAGCAAAGGCACAGGCTGTGCTGTAAAAACACGAGAAGCCACCATGCTGTTGGTATATCACTCAAAGTGCTATGACTGAAAGTAGTAAGGGGATATATCTTAACTGCATAGAGAGTacttataagaaaaaaaaagattagaaaatatattttgaaatgagaTTAATCATTAAACACTCATAGTTTTATATCATCAGAGTTTTGTGGCATTTAATTTTGgtgttaaaacaaaatccattttccttccctcatgCACCAAATTGCTTGCTCATTCCTGGCTCTTTAATGATAATCCTTAACCTATAAGGCAGTAGTTGCATGTTAACATGTGCCTCTGCCTCTCCAGCATCCCACTAGGGCCTACGTAGGATTGGGCACAGACAAGTGCCTGCTGGCTTTAAATGAATGCCAAAGCAGCATGGAGATTGACTTAAAATCACTGGAGAGGTTTTGGAGTGCTGGAAGGACAGCAGGCATGGATGTAAGAATCCGGAGAGAGTAAAGAACTCACACACACCACCGTAGTGCtcttttcattctgttaaaAGTAGTAAAGGGAAAGATGACTGGCTCCTGCCATGCTGATACAGACAAAAATCAGTAAGAGAACAAGAGTTTCTACTTGAATTCAGACAACAGGAATTGGATGAAGGATTTTAGAGTTCCCTTCTGAAGCTTAGCAGAAGAGCCTAAAGGAATGATGCACTTggcagacaggaaaaacaagtaaattacaaataaatattgaacAGGAAGCCCTTTAGGCAAAAGCCTCAGATGCATTCTGAATTCTGTTATCTAAGCCTTAGGGAAAGCATGTTGCCACAGGTTCAGAAGCCTTGCCTATGACAAAAGGTTAAATTAAGTCCCATCAGGGACCACAATCCTTTAGCAGGAAATGCAGTCTAAGCTCATTTTTCAAACTCCTATAGgtcacaaagcaaaagaaaacagggtattattcattctgaaaacaaaacagctgaaatagcAGTTAGTTAACAGAGCTAAGTTAAGCATCCTTTTTAACTAAATATCCTAATCAACCCCACTCATCGTGTAGTTACTTTGTTCACAGCCAATTTAAGATTTTCTCGAGGTCTGCGTCTAAATGTACTCTAATCCCGTAAGAGTTCAAACGGAGGAGTGCTCCACCAGACTGTTTAGAAGCTCCAATTAAATTAGACATCGGATTATTTTACGAATGAGATAAGagaacaaaagagaacaaagataTCAGGACAAATCTTTCAAGGGTTTTCTGCCTCCAAAAATGGGTTTGAAGAGTTTTTTTGGGCCAACACAAGGTGTTCAAAGTTGTTATTCCTGATACTATCCAAGGGACAGAAATTGCTGCAAAAACAATTGATGCTTGATGATCCACAAGTGTTCTGACAGGGAAGGGTTCTCACCACTGACATTAACAGCTGGGAACACTGTCCTTAAGCAGTCCTGTCCACTTACCTCTGTAGGTCCGGAGGCAAGAGAGCTTTAACAATATGGGAGAAACCACTATCTCCCCTGTTCCAGTTATCTTAAAGAATAGCTTAAGACTAGCTTTGCTCTGGatcagactttttcttttagacTTTCAGCTTTGAAGCTTCACTAGCAAGTTGTGCCCTAGCTTCATCTTGTTTTGGAGCAGTTATACGAACTAATTCATCTTGGTAACAAAAATGCCTGAATACACTAGTGTATCACCCTGTATTTGTACGTGTTTTCAGGATCAAGGATCAGAACACATAGATGCAGCATGTCCCTCTATAAGGAAATAGCTACTATACctacaatagaaaaaaatcctactgaaaGTCTTCAAAAATGGTCATTACATAAGCTaaagatgagaagaaagagTCTGAAAATAGATAAAAGGAAAGTAAGAAAGAACCCCATCTGGcattcacaaacacacacacacaaaaataggaaaaacactAAAATGATAACACTTAAATCTCAGTCCTTCTTAAAGACAGCcattaaaattacataaaaaaatagaaaaagttttaaagtaatCATGAATAGACATGTCTTACATAACACAATGTCGCACCTGAAATAAACCCCACCTGAGAAAGGCACATCTCTCAGAACAGTAGAACTCCAGCCTCTCCACAGGGAAAGCCACCCATCTCTAGCCACTTTACTGCTGATGCACATGTGCAGTTGCTTGCAGGACAACTTCCAATACTGCATTCTATTTCTGATCAGCTCCAGGGGGCTCACTACAGTAACTGAACCaactgaaaatgagagaaatgtgGGCTGTTTAAAAATTGAGATTTACTATTAACATTTCCTGAACATTAAAAAGTCAGGTTTCACATTGCTTTATATATTTgatttatagaatcatagaaccatggAATGGTAaccatggaatggtttgggttggaagggatgttacagatcacccagttccaaccccctgccgtgggcagggacacctcccaccacaccaggttgcccaaagccccatccagcctggctttgagcacctccagggatggggcatccacagcttctctgggcagcctgtgccagtgcctcaccaccctctgagtgaagaatttcttccttatatctagtctaagcctaccctcttttagttcaaagccattactccttgtcctgtcagtacaccccctgacaaagagtccctccccatctttcctgtaggccccctttaggtactggcaggccgtTGTAAtgtctccctggagctttctcttctcatgttgagcttctcatccaccaacacctCCAGGTCCTTCTACTTAGAGCagctctcaatccattctccacccagcctgtatttgtgcttgggattgccctctcccaggtgcaggacgttgcacttggccttgttgaacctcaggaggtttgcacaggcccaagcctgtcaaggtccaCAGCATAGCAGTTGTTATTCTACCAGTTGCTCTCACAGCTGTCACAAGTAGAATGAGGAACTACACCGTCAGAGGTTTCTAAGAAAGCCAAAAAAGACCCAAGCTACTTTTACAACAGATGGACAAAAGCATaaatgaaagtaagaaaatataaaagcaaattcagtaaaaataaaaccagtacAAGTCCAATTGTCATTTTCCTTGTAATTACCTGTGCAGCTTCGACtatagaaaataattgtttgatATTAGATTCACCACAGAACTGTCTTAAATTAAACCATCTTAGGTAAAATATCCAAAGatgtaaaattttgaaaataaatcacaccATTCCATATGAGAGTCCTATGTTATCCAAAAAATTATGGTAAATTGGAGTGTTCTTTCCTATGCTCAGCTCTGTGTAATATTATCCCTTATTTACAGCCACAGCAAATTTTCTcaagggaaagggaaagcagaaaaagaaagagaaagagaaagagaaggagaagaagaaagagaaaagagcatacaggtattttatttcatttttttctttaaacagatgGGTACTTACATCTGCTTAAGGAACCTGCAACTGTTGGAATGTGATCATTATCCTTTCCTAGTCTGGACTTCAGAGCTTCACTCAGTTGGTCATAGCAGGTGAAATAGATAACTGTGGTAGGAAGTGCTATTATTCTAAagtaaaaaagaaggaatttaaatTAGTACAAAGAAAGCAGGAGCTTAAAGTCCGCCATCTTGTGTagatattttgctgaaaaaagaagaaatcaaatttttagCAGTGAGCTGTTatgtataaagaaaaagcatgaattcacagaatcacagaatcagaatcacaTAGCTTTGATTCACTGCCTCTAGCTTACAGTTTCAAATTCACAGATTTCCTAGTCTTCCtagttttccagtttttcacattattaggaaaaaaataagtaaaatgatGGTGGATTATCTGCCAAAATTTATTCCATGTCAGCTTCAGAACTGTTtcaataaaggaaagaaattgaaagatCTGAATAGGAAGCAAACAAACCTTGTGGAGGTAGTCACTAaccttacatttttattcatttaacaAGTGGAAGAGTATTTTCTCTATCTTAATCAACACTTATGATTTAATAAAAAGTGTGCCAATGTGTTCCACTAGGTTCTGTGACTTGGAACAGGATGGCTGTTATGTAACACTTAGTGTCTTACAAGAT
The genomic region above belongs to Cygnus atratus isolate AKBS03 ecotype Queensland, Australia chromosome 2, CAtr_DNAZoo_HiC_assembly, whole genome shotgun sequence and contains:
- the SLC25A40 gene encoding LOW QUALITY PROTEIN: probable mitochondrial glutathione transporter SLC25A40 (The sequence of the model RefSeq protein was modified relative to this genomic sequence to represent the inferred CDS: inserted 2 bases in 1 codon), which encodes MAEMSNSNFSKTTSIQQAIASCCGAIITSLFVTPLDVVKTRLQAQSNPFPKGKCFVYSSGLMDHICVCESGDSKGWYRKNGHFKGTLDAFVKIIKIEGIKSLWSGLPPTLIIALPTTVIYFTCYDQLSEALKSRLGKDNDHIPTVAGSLSRFGSVTVVSPLELIRNRMQYWKLSCKQLHMCISSKVARDGWLSLWRGWSSTVLRDVPFSAMYWCNYERFKKMICKNLGAHKPTFFIAFTSRAASGSIAAVITLPFDVVKTQXQTELWESETLKIPQSASTWAVMRKIVAKNGIAGLFAGIVPRLFKLAPACAIMISTYEHGKSFFSHLYEKSNQHP